The Orcinus orca chromosome 4, mOrcOrc1.1, whole genome shotgun sequence genome includes a region encoding these proteins:
- the N4BP2 gene encoding NEDD4-binding protein 2 isoform X5 encodes MDCLLELSATDAKIEESPSKSFIASENQVDAVGCEIMEKCPPEEENEDSKMDSFLDMQLTEDLDSLIQNAFEKLNSSPDDHAYSFLTLQDVNNLSNPSAFINSDSSSTTPILSTQNMDLNSENVESSASTLSSNSLTSHSLSNESKSFTKDNRLALEDSLLSSSLNVANDTTMDCSNQIQKELLESVCVETQFSQAPVDLDANELQAPLNLTVQNLGLGLLGTGGDQKSSVPDVFVPSEEFNFQSHKQTELPPKGKDVNYCPVLTPLPLLLPPPPPPPMWNPMIPAFDLFQGNHGFVAPVVTTAAHWRPVNYTFPPPVISHTSPTKVWRNKEGTSAYQVQETPASQVVRKKTSSYVGLVLVLLRGLPGSGKSFLARTLQEDNPSGVILSTDDYFYINGQYQFDVKYLGEAHEWNQNRAKEAFEKKVSPIIIDNTNLQAWEMKPYVALSQKHKYKVLFREPDTWWKFKPKELARRNIHGISKEKITRMLEHYQRFVSVPIIMSSSVPEKMERIELCAYSCDRSTSPRDNEDIASEKEENVLSSSLKHPELIEEKKHDVTKENLLPENVTCLPNADLNNGKKEISGMNPNIQSAFIHEAPDIYFSDSESKERATDKHEKEEPVEMAPEKECSKTNADSFVERISPSICCGGNNQEDCGLSNTVPLQNEKSSSSETLEERAGVKKKAFGKQKSKSTSEKFPRQELSFVGDWPVDKSIGQRTKRNRKTEKALSIHSDKKYNCPQSHKVLDSSLSVSIDCIQPRGSPHENVEDDSKSQCDDASESFNSCKYGTYKNTEKDSFNIVGDWPSSDSLAQREHRSRMPKAGLNEPNLEFGTNNSMNEMSLYTAREACWGTSPEELKTLGSSSRGSSGKLPNEMTCENKTCPSKKIHRQHTLSLTFTNSVSTAPGGVGPQTLAEFQEEKTKEVPGIEVGKCTQTEPQDFALLWKIEKNKISVSDSLRVLTGRLDGFKPKALNINTKLDVQETIPYRVMYDKSTYVEESELTSADESENLNILCKLFGSFSLEALKDLYERCNKDIIWATSLLLDSETKLCEDTEFENIEKSYDETQIGPFSLGLNLKEIISQRGSLEESNSSVPEFSHGIGISNTNAQSTCNSEKESLEQAEIRAVTTEKPGLITGILPNVDLKNNNEVLPNSQAELSGLYNVKQLFPGTLKATTTKNVSEMEKNPEVTEIGDSINSSLNLSDILNSVSSTSDLELHEEIYFTDSFDINKSENLPKDYVKFPNTEEFMNEDEQEVEKILMAGSALSAEVTEEDKTETLNPTPVMAKSLTIDCLELALPPELAFQLNELFGPVGIDSGSLTVEDCVVHIDLNLAKVIHEKWKESVMERQRQEEVSCGKLMQDPSLVGRVGLDNPEQKSSQRTGKKLLKTLAAPEMQPLLDHWNTHTKKVSLREIMSEEIALQEKHDLRREPLIFEKDCATKLKEKQLFKIFPAINQNFLVDIFKDHNYSLEHTVQFLNCVLEGDPVKTVVAQEFVHQNENVTSHTAQKSKEKKAKKLKETEDIPSEPSFQDFEYPEYDDYRAEAFLHQQKRMECYSKAKEAYRMGKKNVATFYAQQGSLHEQKMKEANHLAAVEIFEKVNASLLPQNVLDLHGLHVDEAIEHLMTVLQEKTEEFKQNGGKPYLSVITGRGNHSQGGVARIKPAVIKYLTSHSFRFSEIKPGCLKVMLK; translated from the exons ATGGATTGTCTATTAGAATTATCAGCCACTGACGCTAAAATAGAAGAATCGCCTTCAAAAAGCTTCATTGCTTCTGAGAACCAAGTAGATGCAGTGGGATGTGAAATAATGGAAAAGTGTCCTCCTGAAGAAGAGAATGAAGATTCAAAAATGGATTCATTTTTGGACATGCAGCTAACTGAAGACTTAGATTCCTTAATACAGAATGCTTTTGAGAAATTGAACTCTTCTCCTGATGACCATGCATACTCATTTTTGACtttgcaagatgttaataatctTAGTAACCCGAGTGCATTTATAAATTCAGATTCAAGTAGTACGACTCCCATTCTTTCTACCCAAAATATGGATTTGAACAGTGAAAATGTAGAGAGTTCTGCCTCTACATTAAGTTCAAATTCCTTAACTTCACATTCACTTTCAAATGAGTCCAAAAGTTTTACAAAGGATAACAGATTGGCATTGGAAGATTCTCTTCTCAGTAGTTCTTTAAATGTAGCAAATGACACTACGATGGATTGTAGTAACCAAATTCAGAAAGAGCTTTTAGAATCTGTGTGTGTTGAGACTCAGTTCTCTCAAGCCCCTGTAGATTTGGATGCCAACGAACTTCAGGCGCCTTTAAACCTTACTGTGCAAAATCTGGGGCTTGGTTTACTAGGTACAGGTGGAGATCAGAAATCTTCTGTCCCTGATGTTTTTGTACCTTCTGAAGAATTCAATTTCCAGTCACACAAACAGACTGAACTGCCACCAAAGGGGAAGGATGTGAACTACTGCCCAGTACTTACCCCTCTCCCTCTACtgctgcctcctcctccccctccaccaaTGTGGAATCCAATGATTCCTGCTTTTGACCTCTTTCAAGGAAACCATGGCTTTGTAGCTCCTGTTGTAACCACAGCTGCACACTGGAGACCTGTCAACTATACATTTCCACCCCCGGTTATTTCTCATACTTCCCCAACAAAGGTATGGAGAAATAAAGAGGGAACAAGTGCTTATCAGGTACAAGAAACTCCAGCTTCTCAGGTTGTAAGAAAGAAGACATCATCTTATGTTGGACTAGTTCTTGTTCTTCTCAGAGGGCTTCCGGGATCAGGAAAATCTTTTTTGGCAAG GACCTTGCAAGAGGATAATCCAAGTGGAGTCATTCTTAGTACTGAtgattatttttacataaatggacAATACCAGTTTgatgtaaaatacttaggagaAGCACATGAATGGAACCAGAATCGTG CAAAAGAAGCATTTGAGAAGAAGGTATCTCCTATAATAATAGATAATACAAATCTACAGGCATGGGAAATGAAGCCATATGTTGCTTTG tctcaaaaacataaatataaagtCCTTTTCCGGGAACCGGATACCTGGTGGAAATTCAAACCAAAGGAACTTGCAAG GCGTAATATTCATGggataagcaaagaaaaaataacaagaatGTTGGAACACTATCAGCGTTTTGTTTCAGTGCCCATAATCATGAGTTCTTCAGTTCCAGAGAAAATGGAACGTATCGAGTTGTGTGCATATTCTTGTGACAGAAGTACTAG CCCAAGAGACAATGAAGATATTGcctctgaaaaagaagaaaatgttttatcctCGTCTCTGAAGCATCCAGAGTTAATTGAAGAGAAGAAACATGATGTGACCAAAGAAAATTTGTTACCTGAGAATGTTACATGTCTCCCTAATGCAGATTTAAACAacggaaaaaaagaaataagtggtATGAATCCTAACATTCAGAGTGCTTTCATTCACGAAGCtccagacatttatttttctgattctgaAAGCAAAGAACGAGCAACAGACAAACATGAAAAAGAAGAGCCAGTAGAAATGGCTCCTGAAAAAGAGTGTAGTAAAACCAATGCAGATAGTTTTGTAGAGAGAATATCACCAAGTATTTGCTGTGGTGGAAATAATCAAGAAGACTGTGGTCTTTCAAATACTGTACCACTTCAAAATGAAAAGTCTTCATCTAGTGAAACGCTGGAAGAAAGAGCAGGAGTAAAGAAAAAAgcctttggaaaacaaaaaagcaaatcaaCTTCGGAAAAGTTCCCAAGACAAGAGCTGTCTTTTGTTGGTGACTGGCCAGTTGATAAGTCTATCGGTCAGAGGACAAAAAGGAACCGAAAAACTGAGAAAGCTTTATCTATACACAGTGACAAAAAGTATAATTGCCCTCAGTCACATAAAGTATTAGACAGTAGTTTATCTGTGAGTATAGATTGTATCCAGCCACGAGGATCTCCACATGAAAACGTAGAGGATGACAGCAAGTCACAGTGTGATGATGCCTCAGAATCTTTCAATAGCTGTAAATATGGTacttataaaaatactgaaaaagacTCATTTAACATTGTGGGTGACTGGCCTTCATCTGATTCTTTAGCTCAGAGAGAGCACAGATCAAGAATGCCAAAGGCTGGCTTAAATGAACCCAACCTAGAATTTGGAACTAACAACAGTATGAATGAAATGTCCTTATATACAGCACGTGAGGCCTGTTGGGGCACAAGCCCTGAAGAACTAAAAACGTTGGGTAGTTCTTCTCGAGGAAGTTCTGGAAAGCTGCCCAATGAAATGACCTGTGAGAATAAAACTTGTCCAAGTAAAAAGATTCATAGGCAACACACATTGTCTCTTACTTTTACCAATAGTGTGTCAACTGCTCCTGGAGGAGTGGGACCACAAACTTTAGCTgaatttcaagaagaaaagaCTAAAGAAGTCCCTGGAATAGAAGTAGGCAAGTGTACTCAGACTGAACCACAGGATTTTGCTCTCttatggaaaatagaaaagaataaaattagtgtTTCAGATTCTCTGAGAGTACTAACAGGAAGATTAGATGGATTTAAACCGAAAGCTCTCAATATTAACACAAAATTAGATGTTCAAGAAACAATTCCATATAGGGTAATGTATGACAAAAGCACATATGTTGAAGAAAGTGAGCTTACCAGTGCTGATGAATCTGAAAATCTTAACATTCTTTGTAAACTATTTGGATCGTTTTCATTAGAAGCCCTAAAAGACCTATATGAGAGGTGTAACAAAGATATTATTTGGGCCACGAGCCTTTTATTGGATTCTGAAACTAAATTATGTGAGGATACTGAATTTGAGAATATAGAAAAGTCATATGATGAAACACAAATTGGGCCATTTTCTCTGGGACTGAATTTGAAGGAAATTATTAGCCAAAGAGGAAGCTTAGAGGAGTCTAATTCTTCTGTGCCAGAATTTAGCCATGGAATTGGTATCAGTAACACGAATGCACAGTCCACCTGTAATTCAGAAAAGGAAAGCTTAGAGCAGGCAGAAATAAGAGCTGTAACTACTGAAAAACCTGGATTAATAACAGGTATACTTCCTAATGTAGATCTCAAGAATAATAATGAAGTACTTCCTAATAGTCAGGCAGAACTTTCAGGTTTATATAATGTTAAGCAGCTTTTTCCAGGCACTCTAAAAGCTACTACCACTAAAAATGTGAGTGAAATGGAGAAGAATCCAGAAGTCACTGAGATTGGAGACAGtataaattcttctttgaatttgtctgatattttaaattctgtatcGAGCACTTCGGATCTTGAATTAcatgaagaaatttattttactgactCTTTTGacataaataaaagtgaaaatcttcCAAAGGATTATGTGAAATTTCCAAACACAGAAGAATTTATGaatgaagatgaacaggaagtgGAAAAAATTCTAATGGCAGGGAGTGCTTTGTCAGCTGAAGTTACTGAAGAAGATAAAACTGAGACGTTGAATCCCACGCCAGTGATGGCCAAATCGCTGACCATAGACTGTCTGGAATTGGCATTGCCCCCTGAACTGGCTTTTCAGCTCAATGAATTATTTGGCCCTGTTGGTATTGATTCAG GGTCCCTAACAGTTGAGGACTGTGTGGTTCATATAGATCTGAATCTGGCTAAAGTGATtcatgaaaaatggaaagaatctgTAATG GAGCGACAAAGACAAGAAGAGGTATCCTGTGGCAAATTAATGCAAG ATCCTTCCCTGGTTGGGCGTGTTGGTCTTGATAATCCAGAACAAAAATCATCTCAGAGAACGGGCAAAAAATTACTGAAGACTTTAGCAGCACCTGAAATGCAACCCTTATTGGATCATTGGAACACTCATACTAAAAAAGTATCACTCAGAGAAATAATGTCAGAAGAAATTGCCTTACAGGAAAAGCATGATTTG agaaGGGAGCCGCTTATATTTGAAAAAGATTGTGCCACTAAACTAAAGGAGAAGCAGCTCTTTAAGATATTTCCAGCCATTAACCAAAATTTTCTGGTGGACATTTTCAAGGACCACAA CTATTCGTTAGAACACACAGTGCAATTTCTAAATTGTGTTCTTGAAGGAGACCCTGTAAAAACAGTGGTAGCACAAGAGTTTGTTCACCAAAATGAGAATGTCACTTCTCATACTGCACAGAAGTCTAAGGAGAAAAAG GCAAAGAAATTGAAAGAGACTGAAGATATACCAAGCGAACCATCTTTCCAGGATTTTgagtacccagagtatgatgactACAGGGCAGAGGCTTTCCTGCACCAGCAGAAGAGGATGGAATGCTATAGCAAGGCAAAGGAAGCTTATCGGATGGGGAAGAAAAACGTTGCCACGTTTTATGCCCAACAA GGTAGTCTCCATGAGCAGaagatgaaagaagccaatcacctTGCTGCTGTGGAGATCTTTGAGAAAGTCAATGCCTCCCTGCTGCCACAGAATGTTTTAGACCTCCATGGGCTGCATGTGGATGAGGCTATAGAACATTTGATGACAGTTTTACAGGAGAAAACTGAAG
- the N4BP2 gene encoding NEDD4-binding protein 2 isoform X2 encodes MPRRRKNLGGNPFRKTTNSKEVVSSVASHEEPTTTLPSMCETKVDQEELFTSISEMFSDLDPDVVYLMLSECDFKVENAMDCLLELSATDAKIEESPSKSFIASENQVDAVGCEIMEKCPPEEENEDSKMDSFLDMQLTEDLDSLIQNAFEKLNSSPDDHAYSFLTLQDVNNLSNPSAFINSDSSSTTPILSTQNMDLNSENVESSASTLSSNSLTSHSLSNESKSFTKDNRLALEDSLLSSSLNVANDTTMDCSNQIQKELLESVCVETQFSQAPVDLDANELQAPLNLTVQNLGLGLLGTGGDQKSSVPDVFVPSEEFNFQSHKQTELPPKGKDVNYCPVLTPLPLLLPPPPPPPMWNPMIPAFDLFQGNHGFVAPVVTTAAHWRPVNYTFPPPVISHTSPTKVWRNKEGTSAYQVQETPASQVVRKKTSSYVGLVLVLLRGLPGSGKSFLARTLQEDNPSGVILSTDDYFYINGQYQFDVKYLGEAHEWNQNRAKEAFEKKSQKHKYKVLFREPDTWWKFKPKELARRNIHGISKEKITRMLEHYQRFVSVPIIMSSSVPEKMERIELCAYSCDRSTSPRDNEDIASEKEENVLSSSLKHPELIEEKKHDVTKENLLPENVTCLPNADLNNGKKEISGMNPNIQSAFIHEAPDIYFSDSESKERATDKHEKEEPVEMAPEKECSKTNADSFVERISPSICCGGNNQEDCGLSNTVPLQNEKSSSSETLEERAGVKKKAFGKQKSKSTSEKFPRQELSFVGDWPVDKSIGQRTKRNRKTEKALSIHSDKKYNCPQSHKVLDSSLSVSIDCIQPRGSPHENVEDDSKSQCDDASESFNSCKYGTYKNTEKDSFNIVGDWPSSDSLAQREHRSRMPKAGLNEPNLEFGTNNSMNEMSLYTAREACWGTSPEELKTLGSSSRGSSGKLPNEMTCENKTCPSKKIHRQHTLSLTFTNSVSTAPGGVGPQTLAEFQEEKTKEVPGIEVGKCTQTEPQDFALLWKIEKNKISVSDSLRVLTGRLDGFKPKALNINTKLDVQETIPYRVMYDKSTYVEESELTSADESENLNILCKLFGSFSLEALKDLYERCNKDIIWATSLLLDSETKLCEDTEFENIEKSYDETQIGPFSLGLNLKEIISQRGSLEESNSSVPEFSHGIGISNTNAQSTCNSEKESLEQAEIRAVTTEKPGLITGILPNVDLKNNNEVLPNSQAELSGLYNVKQLFPGTLKATTTKNVSEMEKNPEVTEIGDSINSSLNLSDILNSVSSTSDLELHEEIYFTDSFDINKSENLPKDYVKFPNTEEFMNEDEQEVEKILMAGSALSAEVTEEDKTETLNPTPVMAKSLTIDCLELALPPELAFQLNELFGPVGIDSGSLTVEDCVVHIDLNLAKVIHEKWKESVMERQRQEEVSCGKLMQDPSLVGRVGLDNPEQKSSQRTGKKLLKTLAAPEMQPLLDHWNTHTKKVSLREIMSEEIALQEKHDLRREPLIFEKDCATKLKEKQLFKIFPAINQNFLVDIFKDHNYSLEHTVQFLNCVLEGDPVKTVVAQEFVHQNENVTSHTAQKSKEKKAKKLKETEDIPSEPSFQDFEYPEYDDYRAEAFLHQQKRMECYSKAKEAYRMGKKNVATFYAQQGSLHEQKMKEANHLAAVEIFEKVNASLLPQNVLDLHGLHVDEAIEHLMTVLQEKTEEFKQNGGKPYLSVITGRGNHSQGGVARIKPAVIKYLTSHSFRFSEIKPGCLKVMLK; translated from the exons ATgccaaggagaaggaaaaatctTGGGGGAAATCCTTTTCGGAAGACTACAAACTCTAAGGAAGTTGTATCCAGTGTTGCTAGTCATGAGGAGCCAACCACTACTCTTCCTTCCATGTGTGAGACAAAAGTTGATCAGGAAGAACTCTTCACCAGTATCTCAGAGATGTTTTCTGATCTGGATCCTGATGTAGTGTATTTGATGCTTTCTGAATGTGATTTCAAAG TTGAAAATGCCATGGATTGTCTATTAGAATTATCAGCCACTGACGCTAAAATAGAAGAATCGCCTTCAAAAAGCTTCATTGCTTCTGAGAACCAAGTAGATGCAGTGGGATGTGAAATAATGGAAAAGTGTCCTCCTGAAGAAGAGAATGAAGATTCAAAAATGGATTCATTTTTGGACATGCAGCTAACTGAAGACTTAGATTCCTTAATACAGAATGCTTTTGAGAAATTGAACTCTTCTCCTGATGACCATGCATACTCATTTTTGACtttgcaagatgttaataatctTAGTAACCCGAGTGCATTTATAAATTCAGATTCAAGTAGTACGACTCCCATTCTTTCTACCCAAAATATGGATTTGAACAGTGAAAATGTAGAGAGTTCTGCCTCTACATTAAGTTCAAATTCCTTAACTTCACATTCACTTTCAAATGAGTCCAAAAGTTTTACAAAGGATAACAGATTGGCATTGGAAGATTCTCTTCTCAGTAGTTCTTTAAATGTAGCAAATGACACTACGATGGATTGTAGTAACCAAATTCAGAAAGAGCTTTTAGAATCTGTGTGTGTTGAGACTCAGTTCTCTCAAGCCCCTGTAGATTTGGATGCCAACGAACTTCAGGCGCCTTTAAACCTTACTGTGCAAAATCTGGGGCTTGGTTTACTAGGTACAGGTGGAGATCAGAAATCTTCTGTCCCTGATGTTTTTGTACCTTCTGAAGAATTCAATTTCCAGTCACACAAACAGACTGAACTGCCACCAAAGGGGAAGGATGTGAACTACTGCCCAGTACTTACCCCTCTCCCTCTACtgctgcctcctcctccccctccaccaaTGTGGAATCCAATGATTCCTGCTTTTGACCTCTTTCAAGGAAACCATGGCTTTGTAGCTCCTGTTGTAACCACAGCTGCACACTGGAGACCTGTCAACTATACATTTCCACCCCCGGTTATTTCTCATACTTCCCCAACAAAGGTATGGAGAAATAAAGAGGGAACAAGTGCTTATCAGGTACAAGAAACTCCAGCTTCTCAGGTTGTAAGAAAGAAGACATCATCTTATGTTGGACTAGTTCTTGTTCTTCTCAGAGGGCTTCCGGGATCAGGAAAATCTTTTTTGGCAAG GACCTTGCAAGAGGATAATCCAAGTGGAGTCATTCTTAGTACTGAtgattatttttacataaatggacAATACCAGTTTgatgtaaaatacttaggagaAGCACATGAATGGAACCAGAATCGTG CAAAAGAAGCATTTGAGAAGAAG tctcaaaaacataaatataaagtCCTTTTCCGGGAACCGGATACCTGGTGGAAATTCAAACCAAAGGAACTTGCAAG GCGTAATATTCATGggataagcaaagaaaaaataacaagaatGTTGGAACACTATCAGCGTTTTGTTTCAGTGCCCATAATCATGAGTTCTTCAGTTCCAGAGAAAATGGAACGTATCGAGTTGTGTGCATATTCTTGTGACAGAAGTACTAG CCCAAGAGACAATGAAGATATTGcctctgaaaaagaagaaaatgttttatcctCGTCTCTGAAGCATCCAGAGTTAATTGAAGAGAAGAAACATGATGTGACCAAAGAAAATTTGTTACCTGAGAATGTTACATGTCTCCCTAATGCAGATTTAAACAacggaaaaaaagaaataagtggtATGAATCCTAACATTCAGAGTGCTTTCATTCACGAAGCtccagacatttatttttctgattctgaAAGCAAAGAACGAGCAACAGACAAACATGAAAAAGAAGAGCCAGTAGAAATGGCTCCTGAAAAAGAGTGTAGTAAAACCAATGCAGATAGTTTTGTAGAGAGAATATCACCAAGTATTTGCTGTGGTGGAAATAATCAAGAAGACTGTGGTCTTTCAAATACTGTACCACTTCAAAATGAAAAGTCTTCATCTAGTGAAACGCTGGAAGAAAGAGCAGGAGTAAAGAAAAAAgcctttggaaaacaaaaaagcaaatcaaCTTCGGAAAAGTTCCCAAGACAAGAGCTGTCTTTTGTTGGTGACTGGCCAGTTGATAAGTCTATCGGTCAGAGGACAAAAAGGAACCGAAAAACTGAGAAAGCTTTATCTATACACAGTGACAAAAAGTATAATTGCCCTCAGTCACATAAAGTATTAGACAGTAGTTTATCTGTGAGTATAGATTGTATCCAGCCACGAGGATCTCCACATGAAAACGTAGAGGATGACAGCAAGTCACAGTGTGATGATGCCTCAGAATCTTTCAATAGCTGTAAATATGGTacttataaaaatactgaaaaagacTCATTTAACATTGTGGGTGACTGGCCTTCATCTGATTCTTTAGCTCAGAGAGAGCACAGATCAAGAATGCCAAAGGCTGGCTTAAATGAACCCAACCTAGAATTTGGAACTAACAACAGTATGAATGAAATGTCCTTATATACAGCACGTGAGGCCTGTTGGGGCACAAGCCCTGAAGAACTAAAAACGTTGGGTAGTTCTTCTCGAGGAAGTTCTGGAAAGCTGCCCAATGAAATGACCTGTGAGAATAAAACTTGTCCAAGTAAAAAGATTCATAGGCAACACACATTGTCTCTTACTTTTACCAATAGTGTGTCAACTGCTCCTGGAGGAGTGGGACCACAAACTTTAGCTgaatttcaagaagaaaagaCTAAAGAAGTCCCTGGAATAGAAGTAGGCAAGTGTACTCAGACTGAACCACAGGATTTTGCTCTCttatggaaaatagaaaagaataaaattagtgtTTCAGATTCTCTGAGAGTACTAACAGGAAGATTAGATGGATTTAAACCGAAAGCTCTCAATATTAACACAAAATTAGATGTTCAAGAAACAATTCCATATAGGGTAATGTATGACAAAAGCACATATGTTGAAGAAAGTGAGCTTACCAGTGCTGATGAATCTGAAAATCTTAACATTCTTTGTAAACTATTTGGATCGTTTTCATTAGAAGCCCTAAAAGACCTATATGAGAGGTGTAACAAAGATATTATTTGGGCCACGAGCCTTTTATTGGATTCTGAAACTAAATTATGTGAGGATACTGAATTTGAGAATATAGAAAAGTCATATGATGAAACACAAATTGGGCCATTTTCTCTGGGACTGAATTTGAAGGAAATTATTAGCCAAAGAGGAAGCTTAGAGGAGTCTAATTCTTCTGTGCCAGAATTTAGCCATGGAATTGGTATCAGTAACACGAATGCACAGTCCACCTGTAATTCAGAAAAGGAAAGCTTAGAGCAGGCAGAAATAAGAGCTGTAACTACTGAAAAACCTGGATTAATAACAGGTATACTTCCTAATGTAGATCTCAAGAATAATAATGAAGTACTTCCTAATAGTCAGGCAGAACTTTCAGGTTTATATAATGTTAAGCAGCTTTTTCCAGGCACTCTAAAAGCTACTACCACTAAAAATGTGAGTGAAATGGAGAAGAATCCAGAAGTCACTGAGATTGGAGACAGtataaattcttctttgaatttgtctgatattttaaattctgtatcGAGCACTTCGGATCTTGAATTAcatgaagaaatttattttactgactCTTTTGacataaataaaagtgaaaatcttcCAAAGGATTATGTGAAATTTCCAAACACAGAAGAATTTATGaatgaagatgaacaggaagtgGAAAAAATTCTAATGGCAGGGAGTGCTTTGTCAGCTGAAGTTACTGAAGAAGATAAAACTGAGACGTTGAATCCCACGCCAGTGATGGCCAAATCGCTGACCATAGACTGTCTGGAATTGGCATTGCCCCCTGAACTGGCTTTTCAGCTCAATGAATTATTTGGCCCTGTTGGTATTGATTCAG GGTCCCTAACAGTTGAGGACTGTGTGGTTCATATAGATCTGAATCTGGCTAAAGTGATtcatgaaaaatggaaagaatctgTAATG GAGCGACAAAGACAAGAAGAGGTATCCTGTGGCAAATTAATGCAAG ATCCTTCCCTGGTTGGGCGTGTTGGTCTTGATAATCCAGAACAAAAATCATCTCAGAGAACGGGCAAAAAATTACTGAAGACTTTAGCAGCACCTGAAATGCAACCCTTATTGGATCATTGGAACACTCATACTAAAAAAGTATCACTCAGAGAAATAATGTCAGAAGAAATTGCCTTACAGGAAAAGCATGATTTG agaaGGGAGCCGCTTATATTTGAAAAAGATTGTGCCACTAAACTAAAGGAGAAGCAGCTCTTTAAGATATTTCCAGCCATTAACCAAAATTTTCTGGTGGACATTTTCAAGGACCACAA CTATTCGTTAGAACACACAGTGCAATTTCTAAATTGTGTTCTTGAAGGAGACCCTGTAAAAACAGTGGTAGCACAAGAGTTTGTTCACCAAAATGAGAATGTCACTTCTCATACTGCACAGAAGTCTAAGGAGAAAAAG GCAAAGAAATTGAAAGAGACTGAAGATATACCAAGCGAACCATCTTTCCAGGATTTTgagtacccagagtatgatgactACAGGGCAGAGGCTTTCCTGCACCAGCAGAAGAGGATGGAATGCTATAGCAAGGCAAAGGAAGCTTATCGGATGGGGAAGAAAAACGTTGCCACGTTTTATGCCCAACAA GGTAGTCTCCATGAGCAGaagatgaaagaagccaatcacctTGCTGCTGTGGAGATCTTTGAGAAAGTCAATGCCTCCCTGCTGCCACAGAATGTTTTAGACCTCCATGGGCTGCATGTGGATGAGGCTATAGAACATTTGATGACAGTTTTACAGGAGAAAACTGAAG